TTTATTTTCAACAATAGCGACTTCATAACCTCGGGCTATTTCAACAATTTTTTCAGCAATTAAATCTCTTCCTTTTGCCACGACCGTTGGTGCACGCATAAAGGCAGAATCATATTTAATGGCAATGGCTAAATGGATAGGATTAGTAATAATTACATCTGCTTTGGGGACTTCAGCCATCATTCTTCGTGTTGCCATTTGTCTCATTCTTTCTCTAACTCTGGCACGCATTAACGGGTCACCCTCTAATTGCTTCCATTCATCTCTTAATTCATGTTTTGACATCATTAAATTCTGTCTGAATTCGTGGCGCTGATGAAGATAATCGAATAAACTCATCAGTAATAAAAATATGGCTACCCAGAGAACAATTTTATATGCTAAATTAGCAATCAAAAAGAATCCTTCGACTACATCTGCTTCTGGTAATAAAAGTATATCATTATAACTGTTTTTAATAACTTGATATGTAAATATAGTAATTACCGCTAATTTAAAGAATGTTTTTCCATATTCGATTAATGCCATTTTAGATGGAATAAATCGGCTAAAGACACGGCTAAAATTTGGTTTTAATCTTATAAAATCAGGCATTAACGCTATGGGTGAAAAATAGACTCCAGCCTGCATTATTTCAAAAACTAATCCAGTAACTAATGCAAGGAGCAGAAACGGAATGGCTATTTTGAAAAAAGTAGTAATATTAAAATTAAGTAATTGTGTAAAATTACTAAAACTAATTGGAGCTGTATGGAGTTGAGAAAAAGACATATGCATAAATTTAAGTAGTTGAATAAACATAAAATAACCAATAAGCGGGAAGACCAGGATGGTAACTAAGGCTATTCCTGCAGAAGTGAGTTCACGGCTCTTGGCAACCTGTCCTCTAAGTCGGGCACGCTGGATTTTCCGCTGAGTTGGTTCTTCAGTTCTGCCTTCATCTTCAGCCGTGGCAAATAATTGTAAGTCAAAATCTTTTTCTTGAACTTCGAAAAACAAATTGATAAGAAAAAACCTATTTTTTTGTTTATTTAACATTGTTTTCCCCCAAATTTATTAAAAGGTTATCAATATCCGCGAATAATTGCTCAAATAAATTAACGGCGACGGTAGATAATAACGGAAATAGAAAGATTAAACTTAATATTCCTACCACAATGGTAACCGCCCAACCTAAAACCATAATATTCATCATCGGGGATGCTTTAGACAACAATCCCATTGCCAGAGTAGCCAAAAATACCACCCCCATAACC
Above is a window of bacterium DNA encoding:
- the flhB gene encoding flagellar biosynthesis protein FlhB, coding for MLNKQKNRFFLINLFFEVQEKDFDLQLFATAEDEGRTEEPTQRKIQRARLRGQVAKSRELTSAGIALVTILVFPLIGYFMFIQLLKFMHMSFSQLHTAPISFSNFTQLLNFNITTFFKIAIPFLLLALVTGLVFEIMQAGVYFSPIALMPDFIRLKPNFSRVFSRFIPSKMALIEYGKTFFKLAVITIFTYQVIKNSYNDILLLPEADVVEGFFLIANLAYKIVLWVAIFLLLMSLFDYLHQRHEFRQNLMMSKHELRDEWKQLEGDPLMRARVRERMRQMATRRMMAEVPKADVIITNPIHLAIAIKYDSAFMRAPTVVAKGRDLIAEKIVEIARGYEVAIVENKPLAETLFETVEIGTEVPLELYRAVAEILAYVYQLRQKKRAA